From the Pseudomonadales bacterium genome, one window contains:
- a CDS encoding TIGR01244 family phosphatase has protein sequence MVKPIRFTDRFAVHPQIRPEALEEVAALGYRRVINNRPDGEEPGQPRSAELEAKAKALGLEYHHLPITLPGLHEAQIEQMEALVADQAPVFAFCRTGTRCAILHAIMAVRAGRPLAELLAEAARNGYDLTAQEPLIRHFGDQ, from the coding sequence ATGGTCAAGCCGATCCGCTTCACCGACCGCTTTGCGGTCCATCCGCAGATTCGTCCCGAGGCGCTCGAAGAGGTGGCGGCGCTCGGCTACCGCCGGGTGATCAACAACCGGCCCGATGGCGAGGAGCCGGGACAGCCACGCAGCGCCGAACTGGAAGCGAAGGCGAAGGCGCTGGGGCTGGAGTACCACCACCTGCCGATCACGCTGCCGGGCCTGCATGAGGCGCAGATCGAGCAGATGGAGGCACTGGTGGCCGATCAGGCACCGGTCTTCGCCTTCTGCCGCACCGGCACCCGCTGCGCGATCCTGCATGCCATCATGGCGGTGCGTGCCGGGCGGCCGCTGGCCGAGCTGCTGGCCGAGGCGGCTCGCAATGGCTATGACCTCACCGCCCAGGAGCCGCTGATTCGCCACTTCGGCGATCAGTGA
- the thrH gene encoding bifunctional phosphoserine phosphatase/homoserine phosphotransferase ThrH: MEIACLDLEGVLVPEIWINFADETGIAELRATTRDIPDYDRLMRQRLALLDQHGFGLPDIQRVIDRMGPLPGALEFVDWLRERFQVVILSDTFYEFAQPLMRQLGWPALLCHRLQVDEQGRVVDYLLRQKDPKRHAVEAFKSLNFRVISAGDSYNDTTMLAASDAGILFRAPANVVAEFPQFPTAREYDELKERFLAASDRKLSR, translated from the coding sequence GTGGAGATCGCCTGTCTTGATCTGGAAGGGGTGCTGGTTCCGGAGATCTGGATCAACTTTGCCGACGAAACCGGCATCGCCGAGCTGCGCGCCACCACCCGCGACATCCCCGACTACGACCGGTTGATGCGCCAGCGGCTGGCGCTGCTCGATCAGCATGGCTTCGGCCTGCCCGACATCCAGCGGGTGATCGACCGCATGGGGCCGCTGCCGGGCGCGCTGGAGTTCGTCGACTGGCTGCGCGAGCGGTTCCAGGTGGTGATTCTCTCCGACACCTTCTATGAGTTCGCCCAGCCGCTGATGCGCCAGCTCGGCTGGCCGGCGCTGCTCTGTCACCGCCTGCAGGTCGATGAGCAGGGGCGGGTGGTCGACTACCTGCTGCGGCAGAAAGATCCCAAGCGTCACGCCGTCGAGGCCTTCAAGAGCCTCAACTTCCGGGTGATCAGCGCCGGTGACTCCTACAACGACACCACGATGCTGGCCGCCTCGGATGCCGGCATCCTGTTTCGTGCGCCGGCCAATGTGGTGGCCGAATTCCCGCAGTTCCCCACGGCCCGGGAGTATGACGAGCTGAAGGAGCGTTTTCTGGCCGCCAGCGACAGGAAATTGTCGCGCTGA
- a CDS encoding phosphoadenylyl-sulfate reductase: MQLSPADIASQAEQLAAKSPREILRHAFARFDAIAISFSGAEDVVLIDMAVKLNKAVQVFSIDTGRLHPETYRFIDRVREHYQIPIELLFPDADQVRQLVNAKGLFSFYRDGHQECCQIRKTNPLRAKLAALDGWITGQRRDQSPSTRQQIPVMELDPAFSSEARQLVKFNPLANWSSQQVWDYIRSFDLPYNPLHERGFVSIGCEPCTRPVLPGQHEREGRWWWEEAAHKECGLHVINLK; the protein is encoded by the coding sequence ATGCAGCTCTCCCCCGCCGACATTGCCAGCCAGGCCGAACAGTTGGCCGCCAAAAGCCCGCGGGAGATCCTGCGCCACGCCTTTGCCCGGTTCGACGCCATCGCCATCTCCTTCAGCGGTGCCGAGGATGTGGTGCTGATCGACATGGCCGTGAAGCTGAACAAGGCGGTGCAGGTCTTCTCGATCGACACCGGTCGGCTGCACCCCGAGACCTACCGCTTCATCGACCGGGTGCGCGAGCACTATCAGATTCCGATCGAGCTGCTCTTCCCCGACGCCGACCAGGTGCGGCAACTGGTCAACGCCAAGGGGCTGTTCAGCTTCTACCGTGACGGCCACCAGGAGTGCTGCCAGATCCGCAAGACCAACCCGTTGCGGGCGAAACTGGCCGCCCTCGATGGCTGGATCACCGGTCAGCGGCGCGACCAAAGCCCCTCGACCCGCCAGCAGATTCCAGTGATGGAGCTCGACCCGGCCTTTTCGAGCGAAGCGCGGCAGCTGGTCAAGTTCAACCCACTGGCCAACTGGAGTTCGCAGCAGGTGTGGGACTACATCCGCAGCTTCGATCTGCCCTACAACCCGCTGCACGAGCGCGGTTTCGTCAGCATCGGCTGCGAGCCCTGCACCCGGCCGGTGCTGCCCGGCCAGCACGAGCGCGAGGGGCGCTGGTGGTGGGAAGAGGCCGCCCACAAAGAGTGCGGCCTGCATGTGATCAACCTGAAGTAG
- the purH gene encoding bifunctional phosphoribosylaminoimidazolecarboxamide formyltransferase/IMP cyclohydrolase, with amino-acid sequence MTPRRALLSVSDKTGLIPFAQALAARGIELLSTGGTHRALQQAGIAVQEVSGYTGFPEIMGGRVKTLHPKVHGAILGRRGEDDAIAAAHGIDYIDLVVVNLYPFAETISRPDCDLAMAIEQIDIGGPTMIRAAAKNHRDVAVVVEPADYERLLSELASTGSLSAATRLRLAGVAFAHTARYDDAIANYLGRLDEVDGECFPRSLNLQFDKVEPMRYGENPHQRAAFYRERDSREAGIATARQLQGKALSYNNVADTDAALECVKSFSEPACVIVKHANPCGVAVAATPLAAYELAYRTDPTSAFGGIIAFNRPLDLACASAIIERQFVEVIIAPAVSEEALPVLASKPNVRLLVTGAWGEPQPALDYKRVQGGLLVQERDLGQVSAAQLRQVTRRAPTAEELEDLLFAWRVAKFVKSNAIIYARGGSTIGIGAGQMSRLYSARIAGIKAADEGLTVAGSVMASDAFFPFRDGIDTAAAAGIRAVIQPGGSLRDAEVIAAADEADMAMLFTGMRHFRH; translated from the coding sequence ATGACCCCCCGGCGCGCGCTGTTGAGCGTGTCGGACAAGACCGGCCTGATTCCCTTCGCCCAGGCGCTGGCCGCCCGCGGCATCGAGCTGCTGTCGACCGGCGGCACCCACCGTGCCCTGCAGCAGGCCGGCATCGCGGTGCAGGAGGTGTCGGGCTACACCGGCTTTCCGGAGATCATGGGTGGACGGGTGAAGACGCTGCATCCGAAGGTGCATGGCGCCATTCTCGGGCGCCGTGGCGAGGATGACGCCATCGCCGCGGCCCATGGCATCGACTACATCGATCTGGTGGTGGTCAACCTCTACCCGTTCGCCGAGACCATCTCCCGCCCCGACTGCGACCTGGCGATGGCGATCGAGCAGATCGACATCGGCGGCCCGACGATGATCCGGGCGGCAGCCAAGAACCATCGCGATGTCGCCGTGGTGGTCGAGCCGGCGGACTATGAACGGCTGCTGAGCGAACTGGCGTCGACCGGCAGCCTGAGCGCCGCCACCCGGCTGCGGCTGGCCGGGGTCGCCTTTGCACACACTGCCCGCTATGACGATGCGATTGCCAACTATCTGGGCCGCCTCGACGAAGTCGACGGCGAATGCTTTCCGCGCAGCCTCAACCTGCAGTTCGACAAGGTCGAACCGATGCGCTACGGCGAAAACCCGCATCAGCGCGCCGCCTTCTACCGTGAGCGCGACAGCCGCGAGGCGGGCATCGCCACTGCACGGCAACTGCAGGGCAAGGCGCTCTCCTACAACAATGTGGCCGACACCGATGCCGCGCTCGAATGTGTCAAGAGCTTCAGCGAACCGGCCTGCGTGATCGTCAAGCATGCCAACCCCTGCGGCGTGGCGGTGGCCGCCACCCCGCTCGCCGCCTATGAGCTGGCCTATCGGACCGACCCGACCTCGGCCTTTGGCGGCATCATCGCCTTCAACCGTCCGCTCGATCTGGCCTGCGCCAGCGCCATCATCGAACGGCAGTTCGTCGAGGTGATCATCGCGCCGGCGGTGAGCGAGGAGGCGCTGCCGGTGCTGGCCAGCAAACCCAATGTCCGACTGCTGGTCACCGGCGCCTGGGGTGAGCCGCAGCCGGCGCTCGACTACAAGCGGGTGCAGGGCGGCCTGCTGGTGCAGGAGCGCGATCTGGGACAGGTCAGCGCGGCCCAGTTGCGACAGGTGACACGCCGCGCACCCACTGCCGAGGAGCTGGAAGATCTGCTGTTTGCCTGGAGGGTGGCGAAGTTCGTCAAATCCAATGCGATCATCTACGCCCGTGGCGGCAGCACCATCGGCATCGGCGCCGGACAGATGAGCCGGCTCTACAGCGCCCGCATCGCCGGCATCAAGGCCGCCGACGAGGGGCTGACGGTGGCCGGTTCGGTGATGGCCTCCGACGCCTTCTTCCCGTTCCGCGATGGCATCGACACCGCAGCAGCGGCCGGCATCCGCGCGGTGATCCAGCCCGGCGGCTCACTGCGCGATGCCGAGGTGATTGCCGCCGCCGATGAAGCCGACATGGCCATGCTGTTCACCGGCATGCGCCATTTCCGCCACTGA
- the purD gene encoding phosphoribosylamine--glycine ligase: MSAHTVLVIGSGGREHALAWKLAQSPQVARVLVAPGNAGTASEPKVENVAIDPLEFDRLVELARQQQVRCTVVGPEVPLVAGIVDRFQAEGLACFGPTRAMAQLEGSKRFAKDFLARHHIPTAAYQSFTEVAPALAYIDACGAPIVVKADGLAAGKGVIVAQSVDEAKAAVQEMLAGNAFGDAGHRVVIEEFLTGEEASFIVMADGRHVIALATSQDHKARDDGDLGPNTGGMGAYSPAPVITPALHQRIMAQVIQPTLAGMAAEGHPYHGFLYAGLMIDAAGEPRVLEFNCRFGDPETQPILLRLQSDLFELISAALDERLDGCECRWDPRPALGVVMAAGGYPGEYATGDPIEGLAQPLPDCKVFHAGTRLDDGQVVTAGGRVLCVTALGDSVAAAQALAYRNVAQIQWRGAYCRRDIGYRAVARERQP, from the coding sequence ATGTCTGCCCACACTGTTCTGGTGATCGGCTCCGGTGGCCGTGAACATGCACTGGCCTGGAAGCTGGCACAGTCGCCCCAGGTGGCCAGGGTGCTGGTGGCGCCCGGCAATGCCGGCACAGCCAGTGAGCCCAAGGTCGAGAATGTCGCCATCGATCCGCTCGAGTTCGACCGCCTGGTCGAACTGGCGCGCCAGCAGCAGGTGCGCTGCACGGTGGTGGGGCCGGAGGTGCCGCTGGTGGCGGGCATCGTCGACCGCTTCCAGGCCGAGGGGCTGGCCTGCTTCGGTCCGACCCGGGCGATGGCACAGCTCGAAGGCTCCAAACGCTTCGCCAAGGACTTTCTCGCACGCCACCACATTCCGACCGCCGCCTACCAGAGCTTCACCGAGGTGGCGCCGGCACTGGCCTACATCGATGCCTGCGGCGCCCCGATCGTCGTCAAGGCCGATGGGCTGGCGGCCGGCAAGGGGGTGATCGTGGCACAGAGCGTCGACGAGGCCAAGGCGGCGGTGCAGGAGATGCTGGCCGGTAACGCCTTCGGCGATGCCGGCCATCGGGTGGTGATCGAGGAGTTTCTGACCGGCGAAGAGGCCAGCTTCATCGTCATGGCCGATGGCCGGCATGTGATTGCGCTGGCCACCTCGCAGGACCACAAGGCGCGCGACGACGGTGACCTCGGCCCCAACACCGGCGGCATGGGCGCCTACTCACCGGCACCGGTGATCACGCCGGCGCTGCACCAGCGCATCATGGCCCAGGTCATTCAGCCGACGCTGGCCGGCATGGCCGCCGAGGGGCACCCCTACCACGGCTTTCTCTATGCCGGCCTGATGATCGATGCGGCCGGCGAACCCAGAGTGCTCGAATTCAACTGCCGGTTTGGCGATCCGGAGACGCAGCCGATCCTGCTGCGGTTGCAGTCCGATCTGTTCGAGCTGATCAGCGCAGCGCTCGATGAGCGGCTCGATGGCTGCGAATGCCGCTGGGATCCGCGCCCGGCACTCGGCGTGGTGATGGCCGCTGGCGGCTATCCGGGTGAGTATGCCACCGGCGATCCGATCGAGGGACTCGCACAGCCACTGCCCGACTGCAAGGTGTTCCATGCCGGCACCCGCCTCGATGACGGCCAGGTGGTCACCGCCGGCGGCCGGGTGCTCTGCGTCACCGCGCTCGGCGACAGCGTCGCCGCCGCACAGGCACTGGCCTACCGCAACGTGGCGCAAATCCAGTGGCGGGGCGCCTACTGTCGCCGCGACATCGGCTACCGCGCCGTGGCCCGGGAGCGGCAGCCCTGA
- a CDS encoding LON peptidase substrate-binding domain-containing protein → MSSSIPLFPLKTTLFPSGRIQLQIFEPRYLEMVSFCMKQKVDFGVVTIIEGEEVGELPRFHPIGTEARIVDFQQLRHNRLGLLVEGGRKFSIAHHASTPSRRLQAEVEWLAPEPPLEVPAGRFEILQSTLQQLLEYPFVERLAMASDPTEARTLGWQLSQLLPLPADEKQALLTLDDPLERLLQLEQIFDALRQEAQ, encoded by the coding sequence ATGAGCAGTTCGATCCCGCTGTTTCCGCTCAAGACCACGCTCTTTCCCAGTGGCCGGATCCAGTTGCAGATCTTCGAGCCGCGCTATCTGGAGATGGTCTCCTTCTGCATGAAACAGAAGGTCGACTTCGGTGTCGTCACCATCATCGAGGGCGAGGAGGTGGGCGAGCTGCCGCGGTTCCACCCGATCGGCACTGAAGCGCGCATCGTCGACTTCCAGCAGCTGCGGCACAACCGGCTCGGACTGCTGGTCGAAGGTGGACGCAAGTTCAGCATCGCGCACCACGCCAGCACCCCCAGTCGCCGGCTGCAGGCCGAGGTAGAGTGGCTGGCGCCAGAACCGCCGCTGGAGGTTCCGGCCGGTCGCTTCGAGATCCTGCAGAGCACCCTGCAGCAGCTGCTGGAGTATCCTTTCGTCGAACGGCTGGCGATGGCGAGCGACCCCACCGAGGCGCGCACGCTGGGCTGGCAACTGTCGCAACTGCTGCCGCTGCCGGCCGATGAGAAGCAGGCGCTGCTGACGCTCGACGATCCACTCGAACGGCTGCTGCAACTGGAACAGATCTTCGACGCGCTGCGACAGGAAGCGCAGTAA
- a CDS encoding DUF493 domain-containing protein, whose protein sequence is MQPTEPPRIEFPCRYPIKVMGEARDDFADFVVATVSRHAPGLLYEEVSIRPSRDGNYLAVTLFIEAQGEAQLALIFGALKGDPRVRMVL, encoded by the coding sequence ATGCAACCCACCGAACCGCCGCGCATCGAATTTCCCTGCCGCTATCCGATCAAGGTGATGGGCGAGGCCCGCGATGACTTCGCCGATTTCGTCGTCGCCACCGTCTCCCGCCATGCCCCCGGTTTGCTGTATGAAGAGGTCAGCATCCGCCCCAGCCGTGACGGCAACTACCTGGCGGTCACCCTCTTCATCGAGGCACAGGGCGAGGCGCAACTGGCGCTGATCTTCGGCGCGCTCAAGGGCGACCCGCGGGTGCGCATGGTGTTATGA
- the lipB gene encoding lipoyl(octanoyl) transferase LipB, with protein sequence MNPAAGLSDLLRLRTLGLQPYDDCWQAMQRFTATRDAHTPDELWIVQHPPLFTLGQAGRPEHLLDPGTIPVLQSDRGGQVTYHGPGQLLIYLLLDLQRKGIGIRQLVDAIEQAVIDCLKTLGIDAATHSGAPGVYVGAEKIASLGLRVRRGCSYHGLALNVAMDLAPFRRINPCGHPGLGMTQVSHFVAEATPESVTPPLCRHLMQRLAYTHGHPLTGWS encoded by the coding sequence ATGAACCCGGCGGCTGGGCTCAGCGACCTGCTGCGGCTGCGCACCCTCGGCCTGCAACCCTATGATGACTGCTGGCAGGCGATGCAGCGGTTCACCGCGACCCGCGATGCCCACACGCCGGATGAGCTGTGGATCGTGCAGCATCCGCCACTGTTCACGCTGGGTCAGGCCGGTCGGCCGGAGCATCTGCTCGACCCTGGCACCATTCCGGTGCTGCAGAGCGACCGTGGCGGTCAGGTCACCTACCATGGTCCGGGGCAACTGCTGATCTACCTGCTGCTCGATCTGCAACGCAAGGGCATCGGCATCCGCCAGCTGGTGGATGCGATCGAGCAGGCAGTGATCGACTGCCTGAAGACGCTCGGCATCGATGCCGCAACGCACAGCGGCGCGCCCGGCGTCTATGTCGGCGCCGAGAAGATCGCCTCGCTCGGCCTGCGGGTGCGGCGCGGCTGCTCCTATCATGGTCTGGCGCTCAATGTGGCGATGGATCTTGCGCCGTTCCGACGGATCAACCCCTGCGGCCATCCCGGCCTCGGCATGACCCAGGTGAGCCACTTCGTGGCGGAGGCCACGCCCGAATCGGTCACGCCACCGTTGTGCCGGCATCTGATGCAGCGGTTGGCGTATACTCACGGCCACCCACTCACCGGCTGGAGTTGA
- the lipA gene encoding lipoyl synthase: MSESPPIRSRPLGVPAAAGIKLRGEEKVARIPVKVIPTDTLPRKPAWIRVRLPSSGEVQRIRTILRQHRLSTVCEEAACPNLPECFGGGTATFMIMGDICTRRCPFCDVAHGRPQPLDVDEPAQLAAAVAELKLRYVVITSVDRDDLRDGGGGHFAACIAALRQRSPGIEIEILVPDFRGRIAPALDALLSAPPDIFNHNLETVPRLYPSVRPGADYLGSLQLLQTFKARQPAVPTKSGLMLGLGEARDELIEVMHDLRAHGVDMLTLGQYLQPSRHHLPVSRFVTPDEFSELGEIARGLGFSQVASAPLVRSSYHADRQAHGEAVD; this comes from the coding sequence ATGTCCGAATCCCCGCCCATCCGCTCCCGGCCGCTGGGAGTCCCTGCCGCCGCCGGCATCAAACTGCGCGGCGAAGAGAAGGTCGCCCGCATCCCGGTCAAGGTGATCCCCACCGACACCCTGCCGCGCAAGCCCGCCTGGATCCGGGTGCGCCTGCCCAGCTCTGGCGAGGTGCAGCGCATCCGCACGATTCTGCGGCAGCATCGCCTCAGCACCGTCTGCGAGGAGGCGGCCTGCCCGAACCTGCCGGAGTGTTTCGGCGGCGGCACCGCCACCTTCATGATCATGGGCGACATCTGCACCCGCCGCTGCCCCTTCTGCGACGTCGCCCACGGCCGACCCCAGCCGCTCGATGTCGACGAACCGGCGCAACTGGCCGCCGCGGTGGCCGAACTGAAGCTGCGCTATGTGGTGATCACCTCGGTCGACCGCGATGACCTGCGCGATGGCGGCGGCGGCCACTTCGCCGCCTGCATCGCCGCGCTGCGCCAACGGAGCCCCGGCATCGAGATCGAGATTCTGGTGCCCGACTTTCGCGGCCGCATCGCGCCAGCGCTCGATGCGCTGCTGAGCGCACCGCCCGACATCTTCAACCACAACCTCGAAACCGTCCCCCGGCTCTACCCGTCGGTCCGTCCCGGTGCCGACTACCTGGGCTCACTGCAACTGCTGCAAACATTCAAGGCACGTCAGCCGGCAGTTCCGACCAAATCGGGGCTGATGCTGGGGCTGGGCGAGGCGCGCGACGAACTGATCGAAGTGATGCACGACCTGCGTGCCCATGGGGTCGACATGCTGACGCTCGGCCAGTACCTGCAACCCAGCCGGCACCACCTGCCGGTCAGCCGCTTCGTCACTCCGGACGAATTCAGCGAGCTGGGGGAGATCGCCCGCGGCCTTGGCTTCAGCCAGGTGGCCAGCGCGCCGCTGGTGCGCTCCTCCTACCATGCCGACCGCCAGGCCCACGGTGAAGCGGTCGATTGA
- a CDS encoding DUF1446 domain-containing protein: MAGSPNDKIIIGNCSGFYGDKVSAARDLVMGGPIDVLTGDYLAELTMVILYRQRLKDGSRGWVNTHLKQMEQVMGTCIDRGIKVVTNAGGLNPRGCAEATQALADQLGLKVKVAYIEGDDLLPRIGELQQKGEQLINMDKGMPLAESTFPPVTANAYLGCWGMVDALNQGADIVIAPRVTDAAVVMAPAAWKFGWKRDDWDRLAGALAAGHVIECGCQATGGNYSFFHEIPSFVNVGYPWAEIYPDGSFTISKHPDTGGAVTVGTVTAQIMYEIRGTQYLNPDVTAHFDTLRIEQRGRDRVFVSGVKGSNPPPSHKVCINTMGGYKNKMTCAIYGLDAEKKANTFLDAYLTMLGGREQFDKIETQFIPTQKENPPTNEEAFSLFRINLVSQNQKLVGPYLTPKMIEMGLANVPGFSTIESAGEGQALIKYWPALVSSEFISETVTFDGQQKSVAPTQQLGLPQAVVTKPGFPIPPVPTGPTAPTALGRIYAARSGDKGGSANVGIWGTTPESYAFLRDFLTVERLKEIMVDVRPFEIERYEFPNLFALNFYIHDILQDGVSSSTRMDPQAKTLGEYLRAKVVEIPLSIPRVC; the protein is encoded by the coding sequence ATGGCGGGTTCCCCCAACGACAAAATCATCATCGGCAACTGCAGCGGCTTCTATGGCGACAAGGTTTCTGCCGCCAGGGATCTGGTGATGGGCGGTCCCATCGATGTGCTGACCGGCGATTACCTGGCCGAGCTGACCATGGTGATCCTCTACCGACAGCGCCTGAAGGATGGCTCTCGCGGCTGGGTCAACACCCATCTGAAGCAGATGGAGCAGGTGATGGGCACCTGCATCGACCGCGGCATCAAGGTGGTCACCAATGCCGGCGGTCTCAACCCCAGGGGCTGCGCCGAAGCGACCCAGGCCCTGGCCGACCAGCTCGGTCTCAAGGTGAAGGTGGCCTACATCGAAGGCGATGACCTGCTGCCACGCATCGGCGAGCTGCAACAGAAGGGTGAGCAGCTCATCAACATGGACAAGGGGATGCCGCTGGCCGAGAGCACCTTTCCACCGGTGACCGCCAACGCCTATCTCGGCTGCTGGGGCATGGTCGATGCGCTCAATCAGGGGGCCGACATCGTCATTGCCCCACGGGTGACCGATGCGGCGGTGGTGATGGCCCCCGCGGCCTGGAAGTTCGGCTGGAAGCGCGACGACTGGGACCGCCTGGCCGGTGCGCTGGCGGCAGGCCATGTAATCGAGTGCGGCTGTCAGGCCACCGGCGGCAACTACTCGTTCTTCCATGAGATTCCCAGCTTCGTCAATGTCGGCTATCCCTGGGCCGAGATCTACCCCGATGGCTCCTTCACCATCTCCAAGCACCCCGACACCGGCGGCGCGGTCACCGTGGGGACGGTCACGGCGCAGATCATGTACGAGATTCGCGGCACCCAGTACCTCAACCCCGATGTCACCGCCCACTTCGACACCCTGCGCATCGAGCAGCGCGGCCGTGACCGGGTCTTCGTCTCCGGCGTCAAAGGCTCGAACCCCCCCCCCTCGCACAAAGTCTGCATCAACACGATGGGGGGCTACAAAAACAAGATGACCTGCGCCATCTATGGCCTGGATGCCGAGAAGAAGGCCAACACCTTCCTCGACGCCTACCTGACCATGCTGGGCGGACGCGAGCAGTTCGACAAGATCGAGACCCAGTTCATCCCGACCCAGAAAGAGAATCCGCCAACCAACGAAGAGGCCTTCTCGCTGTTCCGCATCAATCTGGTGTCGCAGAACCAGAAGCTGGTCGGCCCCTATCTGACACCGAAGATGATCGAGATGGGCCTGGCCAACGTGCCTGGTTTCTCGACCATCGAGAGTGCCGGCGAAGGGCAGGCACTGATCAAGTACTGGCCAGCCCTGGTCAGCAGTGAGTTCATCAGTGAAACGGTGACCTTCGACGGCCAGCAGAAGAGCGTCGCGCCGACGCAGCAGCTCGGTCTGCCCCAGGCAGTGGTCACCAAGCCGGGCTTTCCGATTCCGCCGGTGCCGACCGGTCCCACCGCGCCCACTGCGCTGGGACGGATCTACGCAGCCCGCTCCGGCGACAAGGGCGGGTCGGCCAACGTCGGCATCTGGGGCACGACGCCCGAGTCCTACGCCTTCTTGCGCGACTTCCTCACCGTGGAGCGGCTCAAGGAGATCATGGTCGACGTGCGTCCGTTCGAGATCGAGCGCTACGAGTTCCCCAACCTGTTCGCGCTGAACTTCTACATCCACGACATCCTGCAGGATGGGGTCTCCTCCTCGACCCGCATGGATCCGCAGGCCAAGACCCTGGGCGAATATCTGCGCGCCAAGGTGGTCGAGATTCCGCTGTCAATCCCGCGGGTGTGCTGA
- a CDS encoding enoyl-CoA hydratase/isomerase family protein yields the protein MATLTLDGLVFECVIVSVSDHIMTITLNRPEKKNSISPTLGTELTYALRVAEQERDIRVVVLAANGDTFCAGGDLGTMGGGAAQQSQSTVPKIDDGRELASLLRDLCKPVIVKAQGPVLAGGLLIICNATHVVAADHIFFSAPEIKRGIWPFMVMAGLFRVMPRRIGLDFIMRGYKMDARTAQQHGLATEVVPAAQLDARVAELAQELADLSPAAMRLGLEAFYRQELMAFDEAIPFLKEMLDKSLKTADAKEGITAFLEKRKPVWKGC from the coding sequence ATGGCCACACTCACACTCGATGGGCTGGTGTTCGAGTGCGTGATCGTCAGCGTCAGCGATCACATCATGACCATCACCCTCAACCGTCCCGAAAAGAAGAATTCGATCAGCCCGACCCTGGGCACAGAACTCACCTACGCCCTGCGGGTGGCGGAGCAGGAGCGCGACATCCGCGTGGTGGTCCTGGCCGCCAATGGCGACACCTTCTGCGCCGGCGGCGACCTCGGCACGATGGGCGGCGGCGCTGCGCAGCAGAGCCAGAGCACCGTGCCCAAGATCGACGATGGCCGCGAGCTGGCCTCGCTGCTGCGTGACCTCTGCAAGCCCGTCATCGTCAAGGCGCAGGGGCCAGTGCTGGCCGGCGGTCTGCTGATCATCTGCAACGCAACCCATGTCGTCGCCGCCGACCACATCTTCTTCAGCGCGCCGGAGATCAAGCGCGGCATCTGGCCGTTCATGGTGATGGCCGGGCTGTTCCGGGTGATGCCGCGGCGAATCGGCCTCGACTTCATCATGCGCGGCTACAAGATGGATGCCAGAACGGCGCAGCAGCATGGCCTGGCGACCGAGGTGGTGCCGGCCGCGCAGCTCGATGCCCGGGTGGCTGAACTGGCCCAGGAGCTGGCCGATCTCTCGCCAGCCGCCATGCGCCTTGGCCTCGAAGCCTTCTATCGCCAGGAGCTGATGGCCTTCGATGAAGCCATTCCCTTCCTAAAGGAGATGCTCGACAAGAGCCTGAAGACCGCGGATGCCAAGGAGGGCATCACCGCCTTTCTCGAAAAGCGCAAACCGGTCTGGAAAGGTTGCTGA